In one Nocardioides luteus genomic region, the following are encoded:
- the murC gene encoding UDP-N-acetylmuramate--L-alanine ligase gives MRVPVPEQILPAERLGRVHFIGIGGAGLSAIARVMLARGIEVSGSDGADSSMVAALREEGATVFVGHDASQVDGVDTLIVSTAIREDNPEYVAAVEKGLRIYPRSAGLASVMEGRRVLAVAGTHGKTTTTSLLTVSLQAAGAAPTYTVGGELAASGTNAAEGSSDLFVAEADESDGAFLVYKPYAAVVTNVEADHLDQWGTEEAYREGFAQFVGRLAPDGFLVAVIDDPGAADLRHVAHSLGRRFIGVGESELADVRAVDIVLEGTTSSFTVVDGLDELGRITLQIPGRHYVADALAALTVGLRLGHSFDLLKAGLESFTGTRRRMERKGEAAGVRVYDSYAHHPSEIAGDLVSGRSVAGEGRLIVAFQPHMVSRTRIFGEEMGRVLGAADEVVVLDVYLAREDYDPEVTGKLVADAVPLPPDRVVSVAGLEEAAVELARRARPGDLVLTLGAGTVTEVGPMVLARLRKAEQ, from the coding sequence ATGAGGGTTCCGGTTCCCGAGCAGATCCTGCCCGCCGAGCGGCTGGGCAGGGTCCACTTCATCGGCATCGGTGGTGCCGGCCTGTCCGCGATCGCCCGGGTCATGCTGGCCCGCGGGATCGAGGTCTCCGGCAGCGACGGCGCCGACTCCTCGATGGTCGCGGCGCTGCGTGAGGAGGGCGCGACCGTCTTCGTCGGCCACGACGCCTCCCAGGTCGACGGCGTCGACACGCTGATCGTCTCCACGGCGATCCGCGAGGACAACCCGGAGTACGTGGCGGCCGTCGAGAAGGGCCTGCGGATCTACCCGCGATCGGCCGGGCTGGCCTCGGTGATGGAGGGCCGCCGCGTCCTCGCCGTCGCCGGCACCCACGGCAAGACCACCACCACCTCGCTGCTGACCGTCTCCCTGCAGGCCGCCGGCGCCGCTCCGACCTACACGGTCGGTGGTGAGCTGGCCGCCTCGGGCACCAACGCCGCCGAGGGCTCCAGCGACCTGTTCGTCGCCGAGGCCGACGAGTCCGACGGCGCCTTCTTGGTCTACAAGCCCTACGCCGCGGTCGTCACCAACGTCGAGGCCGACCACCTCGACCAGTGGGGCACCGAGGAGGCCTACCGCGAGGGCTTCGCCCAGTTCGTCGGGCGACTGGCCCCCGACGGGTTCCTGGTCGCGGTCATCGACGACCCCGGCGCCGCCGACCTGCGCCACGTCGCCCACTCCCTGGGCCGCCGCTTCATCGGCGTCGGTGAGTCGGAGCTGGCCGACGTACGCGCCGTCGACATCGTCCTGGAGGGCACCACCTCCTCGTTCACCGTCGTCGACGGGCTCGACGAGCTCGGCCGGATCACGCTGCAGATCCCCGGGCGCCACTACGTCGCCGACGCGCTCGCCGCGCTCACGGTGGGCCTGCGCCTCGGCCACTCCTTCGACCTGCTCAAGGCGGGCCTGGAGTCGTTCACCGGCACCCGGCGGCGGATGGAGCGCAAGGGAGAGGCCGCAGGCGTACGCGTCTACGACTCCTACGCCCACCACCCCTCCGAGATCGCCGGCGACCTGGTCTCCGGCCGGTCGGTGGCGGGGGAGGGGCGGCTGATCGTGGCCTTCCAGCCCCACATGGTCTCGCGCACCCGGATCTTCGGCGAGGAGATGGGCCGCGTGCTCGGCGCGGCCGACGAGGTCGTCGTCCTCGACGTCTACCTGGCCCGCGAGGACTACGACCCCGAGGTCACCGGCAAGCTCGTCGCCGACGCGGTGCCGCTGCCGCCCGACCGGGTGGTCAGCGTCGCCGGGCTCGAGGAGGCCGCCGTCGAGCTGGCCCGCCGCGCCCGTCCGGGTGACCTG
- the murG gene encoding undecaprenyldiphospho-muramoylpentapeptide beta-N-acetylglucosaminyltransferase codes for MKALLAGGGTAGHTSPLLATADALRRLDPSVEVTCLGTPRGLENQVVPAAGYPLELIPPVPMPRQLSSDLLKVPANLKGAVDATYEVLDRVRPDVVVGYGGYVSMPAYLAAKRRRIPIVVHEGNAMPGLANKAGARVADRVAVSFPDTKLPKAEYIGLPIRRMISTLDRWALRAEARSFFGLDQHRPTIVVTGGSQGARTINEAVSGAYPALASNGIQVLHVIGPKNELASPGPGYHVLNYVDRMDLALAAADLMICRSGANSVIEASAVGVPAVYVPLPIGNGEQSLNARAVVDAGGAVLVPDAEMNAAWVTSHVPPIVTDRARLEAMSKAASDLVPRDADERLARMIFEVVAGGKS; via the coding sequence ATGAAGGCCCTCCTCGCCGGCGGTGGCACCGCTGGACACACATCCCCCCTGCTCGCCACGGCTGATGCCCTGCGCCGTCTCGACCCCAGCGTGGAGGTGACCTGCCTCGGCACGCCTCGCGGCCTGGAGAACCAGGTGGTTCCCGCCGCGGGTTACCCGCTCGAGCTGATCCCGCCGGTCCCGATGCCGCGCCAGCTCAGCAGCGACCTGCTCAAGGTGCCGGCCAACCTCAAGGGCGCGGTCGACGCGACCTACGAGGTCCTCGACCGGGTCCGTCCCGACGTCGTCGTCGGCTACGGCGGGTACGTCTCGATGCCCGCCTACCTCGCCGCGAAGCGGAGGCGCATCCCGATCGTCGTGCACGAGGGCAACGCGATGCCGGGGCTCGCCAACAAGGCCGGCGCCCGGGTCGCCGACCGGGTCGCGGTGAGCTTCCCGGACACCAAGCTCCCGAAGGCCGAGTACATCGGCCTGCCGATCCGCCGGATGATCTCGACGCTCGACCGCTGGGCGCTGCGTGCCGAGGCGCGCAGCTTCTTCGGGCTCGACCAGCACCGTCCCACGATCGTGGTCACCGGCGGCTCGCAGGGCGCCCGGACCATCAACGAGGCGGTCTCCGGCGCCTACCCGGCCCTGGCCAGCAACGGGATCCAGGTGCTCCACGTGATCGGCCCGAAGAACGAGCTGGCCTCGCCCGGCCCCGGCTACCACGTGCTCAACTACGTCGACCGGATGGATCTCGCGCTGGCCGCCGCCGACCTGATGATCTGCCGCTCCGGCGCCAACTCGGTGATCGAGGCGAGCGCGGTGGGCGTCCCGGCGGTCTACGTACCTCTCCCGATCGGCAACGGCGAGCAGTCGCTCAACGCCCGGGCGGTCGTCGACGCCGGTGGCGCGGTGCTGGTCCCCGACGCCGAGATGAACGCCGCGTGGGTCACCAGCCACGTACCCCCGATCGTCACGGACCGTGCCCGGCTCGAGGCCATGTCGAAGGCGGCCAGCGACCTGGTCCCGCGCGACGCCGACGAGCGGCTGGCGCGGATGATCTTCGAGGTCGTCGCAGGAGGTAAGTCATGA
- the ftsW gene encoding putative lipid II flippase FtsW, translating into MTTTSPDQTGAGSAEQAKAYPKSVLGYLKAWFHALRVALNRPLAAYYLLLTSTSLLLTIGLIMVLSASSVWAYTQMDNSYAIVGRQVLWVIIGIPCAFIASRIRPKDLRRLAWPGYVVACVLLFLTIFLGHDVNGQQNWIGAGPVKIQPSEIAKLAIVLWSAHVYALKERRLDSLHEVLMPVLPGIAVATGLVLAGRDLGTALVFFAIALGMLWVVGAPGRLFGIAISIIGVSVLFLISTDTERLARLTSFADPFKDYHGQGWQPSHGLYALSSGGVLGQGIGASQQKWGDLPEAHTDYIFAVLGEELGLVGTLLVVGLFLTLAFALIKVARQTDRPFVRYFSFGVLVWLLGQMIINVGMVLALLPVIGIPLPLVSYGGSALIPSMVALGVVIGFARREPAAAAALKQRKALAKDRARQAAAYRSAQRNR; encoded by the coding sequence GTGACGACCACCAGCCCCGACCAGACCGGTGCCGGCTCGGCCGAGCAGGCCAAGGCGTACCCGAAGTCGGTCCTCGGCTACCTCAAGGCCTGGTTCCATGCGCTGCGGGTGGCCCTGAACCGGCCCCTGGCCGCCTACTACCTGCTGCTCACCAGCACCTCGCTGCTGCTGACCATCGGGCTGATCATGGTGCTGAGCGCCTCGAGCGTGTGGGCCTACACCCAGATGGACAACTCCTACGCGATCGTCGGGCGGCAGGTGCTCTGGGTGATCATCGGCATCCCGTGCGCGTTCATCGCCTCGCGGATCCGCCCCAAGGACCTGCGCCGGCTGGCGTGGCCGGGATACGTCGTGGCCTGCGTGCTGCTCTTCCTGACGATCTTCCTGGGCCACGACGTCAACGGGCAGCAGAACTGGATCGGTGCCGGCCCGGTCAAGATCCAACCGTCCGAGATCGCCAAGCTGGCGATCGTGCTGTGGTCGGCCCACGTCTACGCGCTCAAGGAGCGCCGTCTCGACAGCCTCCACGAGGTGCTGATGCCGGTCCTGCCCGGCATCGCGGTGGCCACGGGGCTGGTCCTCGCCGGCCGGGACCTCGGCACCGCCCTGGTCTTCTTCGCGATCGCGCTCGGGATGCTCTGGGTCGTGGGCGCACCGGGCAGGCTCTTCGGGATAGCGATCTCGATCATCGGCGTCTCGGTGCTGTTCCTGATCAGCACCGACACCGAGCGGCTCGCCCGGCTGACCAGCTTCGCGGACCCGTTCAAGGACTACCACGGACAGGGCTGGCAGCCCTCCCACGGTCTCTACGCGCTCAGCTCGGGCGGCGTGCTGGGGCAGGGGATCGGGGCCTCCCAGCAGAAGTGGGGCGACCTGCCCGAGGCCCACACCGACTACATCTTCGCGGTGCTGGGCGAGGAGCTCGGCCTGGTCGGCACCCTGCTCGTCGTCGGCCTCTTCCTGACCCTCGCCTTCGCGCTGATCAAGGTCGCGCGCCAGACCGACCGGCCGTTCGTACGCTACTTCAGCTTCGGTGTGCTGGTCTGGCTGCTCGGCCAGATGATCATCAACGTCGGCATGGTGCTCGCGCTGCTGCCGGTCATCGGGATCCCGCTGCCGCTGGTCTCCTACGGTGGCTCGGCGCTGATCCCGTCGATGGTCGCGCTCGGCGTCGTGATCGGCTTCGCCCGTCGTGAACCGGCAGCGGCGGCGGCGCTGAAGCAGCGTAAAGCCTTGGCAAAGGATCGGGCGCGCCAGGCAGCCGCCTACCGATCCGCACAACGCAACCGATAA
- the murD gene encoding UDP-N-acetylmuramoyl-L-alanine--D-glutamate ligase, with product MDLEKLDKLGRNDSWEGVKAVVAGFGVSGFAAADNLTHLGASVIALDESPGDEERQEKAKLLGILGADVRLGEGATHVLPDDVDVVVTSPGWRPTAPLLAQARERGIPIWGEVELAWRLRDPDNAAPWLAVTGTNGKTTTVQMLDNILRTAGLRSVAVGNVGLPIVEAVMDPEPYDVFAVELSSFQLHYTSSMAAEAAVVLNIAEDHLDWYPSMEEYAADKGRVYEGVERACVYNVADEATMHLVEEADVVEGARAIGFTLGTPAVGQVGVVEDILVDRAFIEERQTSAAELCQISDLASSAPHYVQNALAAAALARAHGVSQAAVRDGLKSFRPDGHRIEVVAEVGGVTWVDDSKATNPHAAQASLQAYDPVIWIAGGLAKGARFDDLVASIHERLRAVILIGQDRDVIASALAAHAGDLEIVELDDPDGEAALAEAVEIAAALAKPGDTVLLAPGCASQDQFRDYKARGDAFADAVRRTV from the coding sequence ATGGACCTTGAAAAGCTCGACAAGCTCGGCCGCAACGACTCCTGGGAGGGCGTGAAGGCGGTCGTGGCCGGCTTCGGCGTCTCCGGTTTCGCCGCCGCCGACAACCTGACCCACCTGGGTGCCTCGGTGATCGCGCTCGACGAGTCCCCGGGCGACGAGGAGCGGCAGGAGAAGGCCAAGCTCCTCGGCATCCTGGGTGCCGACGTACGCCTCGGCGAGGGTGCCACCCACGTGCTGCCCGACGACGTCGACGTCGTGGTCACCTCTCCCGGCTGGCGGCCGACGGCGCCGCTGCTCGCGCAGGCGCGCGAGCGCGGGATCCCGATCTGGGGCGAGGTCGAGCTGGCCTGGCGGCTGCGCGACCCCGACAACGCCGCGCCCTGGCTGGCGGTCACCGGCACCAACGGCAAGACCACGACCGTGCAGATGCTCGACAACATCCTGCGTACGGCAGGGCTGCGGTCCGTGGCCGTCGGCAACGTCGGCCTGCCGATCGTCGAGGCCGTGATGGACCCCGAGCCCTACGACGTCTTCGCCGTCGAGCTCTCCTCCTTCCAGCTGCACTACACCTCCTCGATGGCCGCCGAGGCCGCCGTCGTCCTCAACATCGCCGAGGACCACCTCGACTGGTACCCCTCGATGGAGGAGTACGCCGCCGACAAGGGCCGCGTCTACGAGGGCGTCGAGCGGGCCTGCGTCTACAACGTCGCCGACGAGGCCACCATGCACCTGGTCGAGGAGGCCGACGTCGTCGAGGGTGCTCGCGCGATCGGCTTCACGCTCGGCACCCCGGCCGTCGGTCAGGTGGGGGTCGTCGAGGACATCCTGGTCGACCGGGCCTTCATCGAGGAGCGCCAGACCTCCGCCGCCGAGCTGTGCCAGATCTCCGACCTGGCCTCCTCCGCGCCCCACTACGTCCAGAACGCGCTGGCCGCGGCCGCGCTCGCGCGTGCCCACGGGGTCTCCCAGGCCGCCGTACGCGACGGGCTGAAGTCCTTCCGCCCCGACGGCCACCGCATCGAGGTCGTCGCCGAGGTCGGCGGCGTCACCTGGGTCGACGACTCCAAGGCCACCAACCCGCACGCGGCCCAGGCCTCGCTGCAGGCCTACGACCCGGTGATCTGGATCGCCGGCGGGCTGGCCAAGGGCGCCCGCTTCGACGACCTGGTCGCCTCCATCCACGAGCGGCTGCGGGCCGTCATCCTGATCGGCCAGGACCGCGACGTGATCGCCTCGGCCCTCGCCGCCCACGCCGGTGACCTGGAGATCGTCGAGCTCGACGACCCCGACGGCGAGGCCGCCCTGGCCGAGGCCGTCGAGATCGCCGCCGCGCTGGCCAAGCCCGGCGACACCGTGCTGCTCGCCCCCGGCTGCGCCAGCCAGGACCAGTTCCGCGACTACAAGGCCCGCGGCGACGCGTTCGCCGACGCCGTACGCCGCACCGTCTGA